The segment CTTCCTCTCTCTGTTGAGACGGCAGCCTATCATCAGGTAGAGGACACTGATGATAGTCATGGGGATGAAGTAGAAGAAGACTGTAGTGATCTGGATCACCAGGTTATAGATCCACCTAGGCTTCAGTAACATGCACATAGCCGACTCTTCGATTTTCTCTAGAGTGGGGAGGTAGAAGTAGTAGATCCCATGGAGAGAGGTGTTGGGAATAGCACAGACCAAAGATATGACCCAAACGGTAGTGATGACCCTCTTGGCATGGGTGTTGGTCATGACATATTTGGTCTTGAGTGGGTGGACCACCGCAACATACCTTTCCACGCTGAGAGCCGTGACGTTAAGGACTGATGCGAAGCAAACAGTCTCAAAGAGGAAGGTTTTGAAATAACAGCCTCCTTCGCCAAATGGAAAAGGATAGTTCTGCCACATTTCATAGGTCTCTAGAGGCATCCCGAAAAGCAGGACCAAGAGGTCTGAAATGGCCAAGCTGAAAAGATAGAGGTTGGTAGGGGTTCTCATCTTCTTGTGCTTGGCAATCACTGTGCAGGTAAGAAGGTTCCCTGCCACACCTGAGATGAAAATGAGCAGGTAGGCTAGGGAGATGGGCAGGAAGAAAGAAGATCTCTTAGGCCCTAGAAACTTCAGAAGAAGTTCCTCAGTGACAAAGAGCCTCTGGCTCCCAGTGTCGTTCAAGGTTTTGTTGAGTCCAGTGATGTTGCAGGATTGTGAACCAAGCTCTGAGCAGTTCTGGATCATGTCCTCTAAGGTTTCCCAAGACATTGTAACCTAAAAATCAGTACTTTTGGGACGTtaactgaaatgtttgtttgaataGGGGTACATGGCAATCACAGCAAGAGGAACGTTCCAGTGAAGAAAGGAACTCAATGCTACAGTCTGATTGGATCCAGACCACAAAGAAGCCTTCCAAGTGACACACCACCAGTTTCCATCTCTTATTATTCTCAAGGAAACCTGTAGAAAGAAACAATCAAAATATGTTCAAAACAAGAAGAGACTATTGGATTCTGATCAATTTAGACTGCACAGACTAGCAGATCCTTGCTCTCGCAGTTTAATACATAATTTATGACTGAGTGTATTGACCATTGTCAAATAACCATTAAACACTGGTTTATGAATTTCATCCATTTACTGAATAatgttatacagtacatgctttgTGCAGCACCACCTCAAGGACAAAACCCAGTCATGATGTAAATCCACACTATTTTGAGTCCCACTTTATGCTGTTCTCAATACTGGTAACATTGACGTCACTAGCACAAGCTTGTGAGCTGAAGCATTTATTGTACCAAACCCACTTTCAGCCAGATCTGATCAGATCAGAGAGAAATGGGAAGGTTTTCACCTCAAGGGCCTTAAGTAATCAGTTTTGCTTTGAAGTGCACAATAGGCCCTGTAACAATAACAGATTGATTGCAGTATTAAATGTATGCCCCTTCCATGTCAATTAAGCTGATATTAAATTGACTATTCAAGACAGATTTGGCCAGTCCTGAAGAATAAACTGACAAAAGATATTTTCTGGTAGGTACCTTATTTTTGAGAGAAGAAGCTGTTGCAGTGTCACCAACTCAAGGTCGCATCAATTATGCGTGAGTGTGGATCAGACAGAAATCTACAGGACACTAGTGTCATGACATCTCAACCGGGTGACCATTTATGAGAGTTACCCATTCATCGCCTCCCTGTGATCTTATCAGGTTAGATGCTGTTAATAGGTAAACTGATGTGAAGATTCTTGACCGTTTCATCAGCAAATTGATTGGTAAAAATGTCATTGGCTGACAACCCAGTCAACACCACTGAAAAATGAGAAGTTCAACATTGAAATCAGAGTCATCAAGGGTGGGGTGTTATATCAGTAGCTCTTTCTTAAGGAATTTACAGCTGTCAAATGTAAGGGAAGTGTTTAGGTGAACCCTTTGGTGACTAACTAAGGCATACTTGTTGAGGTTTGAGCAAGTTTGCCTTTACTGTAAGTGAAAAATTAATATACTGCAATTAAGTAATGGATGAACTACCTAACGCCAGATCCACTGAACATGAAAGCAGCTACAatatctctctcacacacacagctttgCAAGGAAATTGAGATTAGTCTGAGCTGAGCTGATTTAGACAAACTGCATGACTCAAAGTGTTACTCAATGGGACTCTTACTATCAAACTTGAAATTGACATGTTTGACAAATTACAATAGGCTATTACATTCGTGGTATATATAAAGAGCATAACATTTCGTTTCATGGTTACAAGTTCACAGTCATGTGTTGATGAATGTGTGTACTTAGGTCTAGATTCTCAAAACTATTTATACCAAATTGTCATTAGAGCAATTTTTTCTGaatgggaaaaaaaactaaaatgaataagaaaaatgaataaaatgaataagaaacaacttaatacttaatagtttggtaactttattgggtgtgtttctgaTTTCtgaaaaaatgtgctaatgacaaaCTGGAGTACATAGCATGGAAAATGTAGCCCTCAGTGTTAATATATTCAAGTAATGGGTTCTTGGCAGAGCATAGGTCTCCCATGAAAAATATCCAGCCAGGTGGCATGGATTGAGAAGCTGCACTTCAATGCACAGACGGATTTTGCAAAATTAGACACATTAAAAAGAATCCTCATGAGTTATGTTGATTacactattaaaatatatttaaattagaaCTGTGTGAACCTCAAATTCGATTCTCAAGCCTTTTTTGTTAAATTCTTCATTAGTTTGGATTTAGTTCACATTTTTTTAGGCTGCAATTTAAAGTCTGCAAAGAGTTGTCCATTGGGAGGGAGACAAATTTCCTTCAAACTGATGCAGTAAATTAGAAAATAATCTTTATGAATAACATAACACCCCCACCCACCACAGTTAATGAGGCACATTTTGACAAGAATTAATGATTTCTTTTAAGATAACTTTTTTCCATTGCTTGATAATTGTTCCCAGTCATGTGAGTTATTTCACAAATTAAAGTTCACAGTGAGCAAGGGAATGACTACTGAAGTTGAGGGCCAGGGTagaaaggtttttgtttttttttttatctgaaggaAATTATAATGACCTAGTGTCACCTAGTGTTTAGAATACCCACTCACAGTTCAGTAAGGGAAGGTGAGTAACAGTGTGCATAATGTAACGACTCTCTAATAGGCAAAGCCAGCTGAGAGGTGGAGAAGGTAAAGAAGGGTGGGAGAAGGGGAAGGGGGCGACAAACCAAGATGACAAACGATCGAAgaatcaggtaaaaaaaaaaaaatagcatgtgCTCTTATCTAATTGGTTTGAAGGTAAGTTTCTTTCTAGAAATATATAGATGCACTATTAACTTTGCTTTGAGTACAGTAGTTCCACAAGGATGGCTGAATAACCCATATGACCACATACTTACATCACTTATCATAGCTAATGGCTgatattttaatgtttaattgtGGTAATGGCTACCTGTAAAAAAAATCATTCTGTACCTAAAACAGTTCAAACTAAAGCTGCTGCTCAGCATAAGTTAGTGTTTAGCAGACTGTAACATTTCAACCAACACTAAACCTTAATGCTCATATTTATAGCTAGAGGCATTTGTTACTGCTTGGGAAACCAAATATTCATTGGGACGGGGTAGGGATGTTAATAGTTTAAACGTGTAAACATTTTCCATGTTAGAATTGTTCCTAAACGTTTAACCCTTGCCAAAGATATGCATACACTATATCGATACAATAGGTTGTATATATAGAATGGAAGTCaacaataaaatattaatgaagaaaaaataagattcatatgaaaaaaaaaaaattagattaaGTTTATtaatgaagacattgaaaaaaaaaaaacaattgactctGTCAATCATAGGTACTGAAGTAAAACAATGCGATAGAAAGCCAAGTGGGTAAATGTTTTAGCCAATGCCTTCCCCAGTGCATAACCCTTACCAAATGATCTGGAATGGCAATGCAGTAGTACAATGCAATTGTCCTGTATTATGGCCACAATGTTTGCCTTTGGTAGAGTGGTATTACAATAAACACATACCTTGACATACAAATGATATTACAATGTGATGAACCAATACAAACCAGTAACTGATCGCAGCAACAAA is part of the Acipenser ruthenus chromosome 27, fAciRut3.2 maternal haplotype, whole genome shotgun sequence genome and harbors:
- the LOC117432439 gene encoding neuromedin-U receptor 2-like encodes the protein MSWETLEDMIQNCSELGSQSCNITGLNKTLNDTGSQRLFVTEELLLKFLGPKRSSFFLPISLAYLLIFISGVAGNLLTCTVIAKHKKMRTPTNLYLFSLAISDLLVLLFGMPLETYEMWQNYPFPFGEGGCYFKTFLFETVCFASVLNVTALSVERYVAVVHPLKTKYVMTNTHAKRVITTVWVISLVCAIPNTSLHGIYYFYLPTLEKIEESAMCMLLKPRWIYNLVIQITTVFFYFIPMTIISVLYLMIGCRLNRERKFPVGKLGKNCSTKTSWKIHLESGRRRQITKMLCVVVVVFAICWAPFHTDRLLWSFITQWTDFMHKVFQYVHVISGIFFYLSSAVNPVIYNLLSTRFRERFRELVCSNQESSVSRSSSPAISKIRKSPALVYHVPTKQDAPKFLQPSVSWEHEDETTYI